In Tachysurus vachellii isolate PV-2020 chromosome 1, HZAU_Pvac_v1, whole genome shotgun sequence, a genomic segment contains:
- the zgc:172076 gene encoding zgc:172076 yields MWKRKKEWLIKPPKEYPLETKYRPVLESLIPPDPMSKLKLKRGCPKEEFPRLDGNYTCMARVLDLHMYTRQFNRATESGVIFDDIIRPGLEDLGTRTGPLTVGCLAGDAQSYILFCDFFDRVIEAYHSYKVLGHITQKSDFNYDNLKGGDDFDQEYAVSCEVSASRCIEDFCFPTHCSRGERRQLLTLAKKALDQLSEELPGKLYSMDELNQNTEDKGLILEAPPITLMKTGVARDWPDARALWMSDNGSLAVWVNMEDHLKFVSFKSDANLQEAFASICINLVKLEAIYNKLRHPFIWKPHLGWVVSSPAEVGTGLKARVTVRLIHLPEHKHLDRILDRLRLRMEADNSHGLYKISNQQTIGLTEVEFMQLVVDGVKLLIRIEKRLEDNAGIDDLVPAQK; encoded by the exons CTCCAAAGGAGTACCCCTTGGAGACAAAGTACAGGCCTGTGCTCGAG AGCCTGATTCCACCAGACCCCATGAGCAAGCTTAAACTAAAGAGGGGTTGTCCTAAAGAAGAGTTCCCACGTCTGGATGGAAACTACACTTGCATGGCCCGTGTGCTTGATCTGCACATGTACACACGCCAGTTCAACCGGGCCACGGAGAGTGGAGTCATCTTTGATGACATCATTCGTCCAGGCCTGGAGGACCTAG GAACACGCACAGGGCCCTTGACTGTAGGCTGTTTAGCCGGTGATGCCCAATCCTACATTCTCTTCTGTGACTTTTTTGACCGTGTCATTGAAGCCTACCACAGCTACAAGGTGCTTGgtcacattacacaaaagagTGACTTCAATTATGATAACCTCAAG ggaggtGATGACTTTGACCAAGAGTATGCTGTAAGCTGTGAAGTGAGCGCTTCTCGCTGCATTGAGGACTTCTGCTTCCCCACACACTGCAGCCGAGGAGAGCGAAGACAACTCCTCACACTGGCCAAAAAAG CTCTGGATCAACTTAGTGAGGAACTCCCAGGCAAGCTTTACTCCATGGATGAGCTCAACCAAAATACAGAAGATAAAGGGCTCATTCTGGAAGCCCCACCCATCACGTTAATGAAGACCGGTGTGGCTCGTGATTGGCCTGATGCACGGGCATTGTG GATGAGTGACAATGGGAGCCTGGCAGTTTGGGTGAACATGGAGGACCATCTAAAATTTGTATCTTTCAAAAGTGATGCCAATCTCCAGGAGGCGTTCGCATCCATATGCATCAATTTAGTAAAG ttgGAGGcaatatataataaactaaGGCACCCATTTATCTGGAAACCTCACTTGGGCTGGGTGGTGAGCTCACCGGCAGAGGTGGGCACCGGTCTGAAGGCCAGAGTCACCGTCAGGCTGATACACCTGCCTGAGCACAAACATCTGGACAGAATCCTGGACAGGCTGAGACTTCGCATGGAGGCAGACA ACTCTCATGGATTGTACAAAATAAGCAACCAACAAACCATTGGACTCACAGAGGTGGAGTTTATGCAGCTCGTGGTTGATGGGGTTAAACTTCTCATCAGGATTGAGAAGAGACTGGAGGACAACGCGGGCATTGATGACCTGGTGCCTGCGCAGAAGTAG